The following DNA comes from Rhodopseudomonas boonkerdii.
ATATCGGCCGCGGTAAAGTCGTTGCCCGCAAACCATTCGCTCTTTCCGAGTTCGCTTTCCCAGAACGCCATGTGTTGTCTAAGCTGCGGTGTCACCAGCGTCGCCAGCGCCTTCGTCGAAACCGCATTCACGATCGGCCGGACCAGGAACGGGGCGCGCTTCGGCAGCAGGCCGAAGATCAGCTTGAGCAACAACGGTGTCATCGCCGAACCCTCGGCGTAATGCAGCCAGTATGTGTAGCGCAATCTCTCGGGCGTATTGTCCTCCGGGATCAGCCGGCCGTTGCCATAGGTCTTCACGATATATTCGACGATGGCGCCGGACTCGGCGACCGTATTGGCATCGTCGGTGATGACGGGCGACTTGCCGAGCGGATGGATGGCCCGCAGCTCTTTCGGCGCCAGCATGTTCGGCTGCCGCTGATAACGCACGATCTCGTAGGGCACGCCCAGCTCCTCGAGCAGCCAGAGCACGCGCTGCGAGCGGGAATTGTTGAGGTGATGGACGACGAGCATGCAGTTCTTCCTGACGAGCAGCGCAATTATCGTCCGGGTAATATTGACAAGAATATTGCCCGGATATAATTAGCGCACAACTTGGACACCGAGACGGACGAATTCCCATGACGGATACAACGATGGTAGCACCCTATACCGCCTTTGCCGGCCCCAAACTGCTGGCATCCGGACCGTTGACCGAGGTGGCGGTCGCCGTGAAGATCGCAACCGGGGTCATGACCGGTCCCATTATTATTTTCGATAATGCGACCGGCCGCTCCATCGATCTCGACCTGCGCGGCAGCCATCGCGAGATCGTCGCCCGGCTTTCCCCGCCGGCCGCGGCGGAGCCGGCTTCGCCGGCAGAACCCCGCGGCCGCGGCCGGCCGAAGCTCGGCGTTGTCGCCCGCGAGGTGACGCTGCTGCCACGGCACTGGGACTGGCTCGCCGCCCAGCCCGGCGGCGCTTCGGTGGCTCTGCGAAAACTGGTGGAAGATGCCCGCCGCGCCAATGGCGACCGCGAACGTGCCCGCGCCGCCCGCGATGCGGCCTATTACTTCATGTCCACCATGGCTGGCGATCTGCCGGATTTCGAGGAAGCTTCACGCGCGCTGTTCGCCGCAGACCGCCGCAAGTTCGGCGAACTGATTGCCGGATGGCCCACCGATATCCGCGATCATGTGATCAGACTCGCTTTCGCCGATCGCACCTAGCGTCTCAATGCGGCGCGCGACAAGCGCGCCGCCGCATACTCCCATTCAGGACTTCTTCGATGCCCGCGGAAAAACCTCTGTGGCAGGCCTTTCTCATCTTCGTCGGCCCGATGATGGTGAGCAACATCCTGCAATCGCTGTTCGGCACCATCAATAATATCTATCTTGGCCAGCTGATCGGCGTGAACGCGCTGGCCGCGGCATCGGCCGCATTCCCGCTGATGTTCTTTTTCATCGCCTTCGTGATCGGTCTCGGCGCCGGCGCGGGCATCCTGATCGGTCAAGCCTGGGGGGCGGGGCAGCGTGACAAGGTGAAGGAGATCGCCGCCGCGGCGTTGCTTGCGACACTGGTGATCGGCCTCATCGTCTCGGTGTTCGGCGGCCTGTTTGCCCGTCCGCTGATGATCGCGCTGGCCACCCCGGCCAACATTCTCGACCAGGCCACGGACTATGCACGCATCATGATGCTGAGCATGCCGCTGACCTTCGTTTTCCTACTCTCGACATCGCTGCTGCGCGGCGTCGGCGATACGGTGACGCCGCTGCTCGGCCTCGCCATCTCAACCATGCTCGGCCTGATCCTCACGCCGGCATTGATCCTTGGCTGGACCGGGCTGCCGCCGCTGGGCGTCGTCAGCGCGGCGATCGCCTCGGCCCTCTCCACCGCCGTCGGCATGACGTGGTTCGTAATTCACCTGATCCGCCGCAACCATCCGCTGGCGCCGGACGCCGCCATGCTGCGGCACCTGCACGTGGATCTGTCGCTGCTCGGTCGCATCCTGCGGCTCGGCATTCCCACCGCGATCCAGATCGTCACCATGTCGCTGGCTGAACTGGCGTTGCTCGGCATCGTCAACGGCTTCGGCTCTGACGCCACCGCGGCTTACGGCGCCGTCAACCAGGTGATCGGCTACGCCCAGTTCCCGGCCATATCGATTGCGATATCGGCTTCGGTATTCGGCGCGCAGGCGATCGGACGCGGCGATGTCGCGCGGCTCGGCGCCATCGTGCGCACCGCGTTGTTGCTGAACTTCGTGCTGACCGGCGGGCTGGTGGCGCTGATCTATCTGTTCTCGCGCACAGTGATGGGATTCTTCATCACCGACACTGCCGTTCTCGACCTGTCGCAGCATCTCCTGCATATCGTGCTGTGGAGCAGCATCGTGTTCGGCATGGCCGGCATCTTCTCCGGCACCATGCGCGCATCGGGCACCGTCTTCGTGCCGACGCTGCTGTCGGTGCTGGCGATTGCGCTGATCGAGGTGCCGAGCGCCATCGTGCTGAGCCGGCATTTCGGCGTCACCGGTGTCTGGTACGCGTGGCCGATCACCTTCTGCGCCATGCTCCTGCTGCAGGCCAGCTATTACCGCTTCGTCTGGCGCAAGAAAACCATCACCCGCCTGATCTGATTGCACTTGCCTGATATCACGATATGATGACCATCATGAAAAGAGTGGACGCGCCCGCCGTGCCGCGTCACACTCGCTTGCAACGATGATCGGAAAGATCATGACATCCGGGAGGGCCAATTGGCGCAAACAGTTCAGTTCCTGTTCGACTTCGGAAGTCCCAACGCATTCCTGAGTCACGAGGCGATTCCCGCCATCGAGGCCCGGACCGGTGCAACATTCGAATATGTGCCCGTGCTGCTCGGCGGTATCTTCAAGGCCACCAATAATCGCTCTCCCGCCGAGACCTATGCCGGCGTAAAAAACAAGCGCGAATTCCATCAGCTCGAGACCGAACGATTCGTCAGGCGCTTCAAGGTGCAGCCCTATGCGTGGAATCCGCATTTCCCCGTCAATACGCTGAACCTGATGCGCACGGCGATCGCCGCACAGCTCGAGGGCGTGTTCGAACGATATGTCGAGGCAGCTTTCCATCACATGTGGGTGGAGCCGAAGAAGATGGACGATCTCGACATCGCCGCAGCGGCGCTCGATGCGTCCGGTCTCGACGGCGCAAAACTGCTGGCGCGCGGGCAGGAGGCGGACGTGAAAGCGAAATTGATCGCCAATACGCAGGACGCCGTGGAACGCGGCGCATTCGGTTCGCCAACTTTTTTCGTCGGCAAGGAAATGTTCTTCGGCAAGGAACAGCTGCGTGAAGTCGAGGAGATGATCGTCACATGACAAAACGCAACGCGAGCGTCGCCGTGATCGGCGCGGGCGATTTCATCGGTGCCGAGATCGCAAAGAAATTTGCCGCCGAGGGCTTCACCGTATTCGCCGGCCGACGCAATGGCGATAAACTGGCGCCGCTGGTGGCTGATATCGAGGCCAAAGGCGGCAGCATTCATGCGCGCTCG
Coding sequences within:
- a CDS encoding glutathione S-transferase family protein encodes the protein MLVVHHLNNSRSQRVLWLLEELGVPYEIVRYQRQPNMLAPKELRAIHPLGKSPVITDDANTVAESGAIVEYIVKTYGNGRLIPEDNTPERLRYTYWLHYAEGSAMTPLLLKLIFGLLPKRAPFLVRPIVNAVSTKALATLVTPQLRQHMAFWESELGKSEWFAGNDFTAADIQMSFALEAAAARGGLENGHPKAMAWLAKIHERPAYQRALEAGGPYEVGK
- a CDS encoding DUF2239 family protein, producing MVAPYTAFAGPKLLASGPLTEVAVAVKIATGVMTGPIIIFDNATGRSIDLDLRGSHREIVARLSPPAAAEPASPAEPRGRGRPKLGVVAREVTLLPRHWDWLAAQPGGASVALRKLVEDARRANGDRERARAARDAAYYFMSTMAGDLPDFEEASRALFAADRRKFGELIAGWPTDIRDHVIRLAFADRT
- a CDS encoding MATE family efflux transporter — its product is MPAEKPLWQAFLIFVGPMMVSNILQSLFGTINNIYLGQLIGVNALAAASAAFPLMFFFIAFVIGLGAGAGILIGQAWGAGQRDKVKEIAAAALLATLVIGLIVSVFGGLFARPLMIALATPANILDQATDYARIMMLSMPLTFVFLLSTSLLRGVGDTVTPLLGLAISTMLGLILTPALILGWTGLPPLGVVSAAIASALSTAVGMTWFVIHLIRRNHPLAPDAAMLRHLHVDLSLLGRILRLGIPTAIQIVTMSLAELALLGIVNGFGSDATAAYGAVNQVIGYAQFPAISIAISASVFGAQAIGRGDVARLGAIVRTALLLNFVLTGGLVALIYLFSRTVMGFFITDTAVLDLSQHLLHIVLWSSIVFGMAGIFSGTMRASGTVFVPTLLSVLAIALIEVPSAIVLSRHFGVTGVWYAWPITFCAMLLLQASYYRFVWRKKTITRLI
- a CDS encoding 2-hydroxychromene-2-carboxylate isomerase; the protein is MAQTVQFLFDFGSPNAFLSHEAIPAIEARTGATFEYVPVLLGGIFKATNNRSPAETYAGVKNKREFHQLETERFVRRFKVQPYAWNPHFPVNTLNLMRTAIAAQLEGVFERYVEAAFHHMWVEPKKMDDLDIAAAALDASGLDGAKLLARGQEADVKAKLIANTQDAVERGAFGSPTFFVGKEMFFGKEQLREVEEMIVT